One stretch of Alphaproteobacteria bacterium DNA includes these proteins:
- a CDS encoding VacJ family lipoprotein has protein sequence MGAFRPFLAACALTALLAGCATPPPASNKPALAEYKQTNDPGEPTNRAIFAANQWVDGGVIKPVAKGYGAYVPAPVRKSIRSFLTNMHEPWTFVNEVLQGEIKRSGVTLGRFCVNTTAGVLGLFDLMDEKLGPAHEEDFGQTLAVWGVGEGPFVTLPLLGPSNPRDAVGKVAGFVADPASLALALVVPPYGMAGIAVVDGIDTREKYIAPLDEVERTSLDYYASLRSMYRQKRAKDIGNGKAAAPQPMDYDLFEESPPAPVKPVSASGTTAPSAPSAPAASVGDEQRQMDDLVKQMRARVSGLKS, from the coding sequence ATGGGAGCTTTCAGACCATTTCTCGCGGCATGCGCCTTGACGGCCTTGCTGGCTGGTTGCGCCACGCCGCCGCCTGCCTCGAACAAGCCGGCTTTGGCTGAATACAAACAGACCAATGATCCCGGCGAACCCACGAACCGCGCTATTTTCGCGGCCAACCAATGGGTGGATGGCGGAGTCATCAAGCCGGTGGCCAAAGGCTACGGCGCCTATGTTCCAGCCCCGGTCCGCAAAAGCATCCGCTCGTTCTTGACGAACATGCATGAACCTTGGACCTTCGTGAACGAAGTGCTGCAAGGCGAAATAAAGCGATCCGGCGTGACCCTGGGGCGGTTTTGCGTCAACACGACGGCGGGCGTGCTGGGCCTGTTCGATCTCATGGATGAAAAACTGGGACCAGCCCATGAGGAAGATTTCGGCCAGACATTGGCCGTCTGGGGGGTTGGCGAGGGGCCGTTCGTCACCTTGCCGCTGTTGGGGCCATCCAATCCCCGCGATGCCGTGGGCAAGGTCGCGGGCTTTGTCGCCGACCCCGCCAGCTTGGCGCTGGCCCTGGTGGTGCCACCCTATGGCATGGCGGGCATTGCGGTTGTCGACGGCATCGATACCCGCGAAAAATACATAGCGCCGCTGGACGAGGTTGAACGCACCTCGCTGGATTATTACGCCTCGTTGCGCAGCATGTACCGGCAAAAGCGCGCCAAGGATATCGGCAATGGCAAGGCAGCAGCACCTCAGCCGATGGATTACGACTTGTTCGAAGAATCCCCCCCGGCTCCGGTCAAGCCTGTCAGCGCGTCTGGAACAACAGCGCCATCCGCGCCATCCGCGCCCGCCGCCAGCGTGGGCGACGAACAAAGGCAGATGGACGATTTGGTCAAACAGATGCGGGCCAGAGTCAGCGGTTTGAAATCATAG